One part of the Solanum dulcamara chromosome 8, daSolDulc1.2, whole genome shotgun sequence genome encodes these proteins:
- the LOC129900227 gene encoding homeobox-leucine zipper protein HDG11-like, giving the protein MEFSTGGGGGGASSSGGDTTDAHQKKKRFHRHTAHQIQSLEAVFKECPHPDEKIRLQLSRDLGLAPRQIKFWFQNRRTQLKSQHERADNSALRAENDRIRCENIAIREAIKNVICPSCGGPPEDSYFDEQKLRMENLQLKEELDKISSIAAKYMGRPISQLPPVQPVHLSSLNSMSMPNFGLTGPSLDLDLLPGSSTSTFPSFPCPTLSISDMDKSLMADIAGNAMEELIRLLQTNEPLWTKSTTDGRDVLDIDSYDQIFPKANSSLKNSNVRVEASRQSGVVIMNGLALVDMFVDVNKWAEFFPTIVSKARTLEVISCGIIGNRSSTLQLMYEEQQVLSPLVPTRQLYFLRFCQQIERGSWAIVDVSYDITQENLYPPSSCKVHKLLSGCLIQDMPNGYSKVTWLEHVEVEEEKGSIHRLYRDLIYSGMAFGAERWLGSLQRLCERYACLMVSGNSSRELGGVIPSPEGKKSMMKVAQRMVSSFCASINPSNGHQWNDISTLDEFEVRATLQKCTFPGQPNGVVISASSTVWLSVPPQHVFNFLRDERTRPQWDVLSNQNPVQEIAHIANGSHPGNSISVLRAYNTSQNNMLILQESCIDSSGSLVVYSPVDLQSINIAMSGEDTTYIPLLPSGFTISADGRKEASMDNGTVGEGGRGGGSLVTVVFQILVSSLSSSAKMSPESVNTVNNLIGNTIHQIKAALNCSTS; this is encoded by the exons ATGGAATTCAGCAccggtggtggtggtggtggtgctTCCTCAAGTGGCGGCGACACTACAGATGCTCACCAGAAGAAGAAACGATTTCATCGACACACAGCGCATCAAATTCAAAGCCTTGAAGC CGTGTTCAAGGAGTGTCCGCATCCAGATGAGAAGATCAGATTGCAGTTAAGTAGAGATTTGGGTTTGGCTCCTCGTCAAATAAAGTTTTGGTTCCAAAATAGGAGGACTCAATTGAAG AGTCAACATGAGAGAGCAGATAATAGTGCACTTCGAGCAGAAAACGATAGAATTCGATGTGAAAACATCGCGATAAGGGAAGCCATCAAGAATGTGATATGTCCATCTTGTGGAGGTCCTCCTGAAGACTCTTATTTTGATGAACAAAAATTGAGAATGGAGAATTTGCAACTAAAAGAGGAG CTTGACAAAATTTCAAGTATTGCTGCAAAGTATATGGGGAGGCCAATTTCACAACTCCCACCAGTGCAACCTGTTCATCTGTCCTCACTTAACTCAATGTCCATGCCTAATTTTGGACTAACTGGCCCTTCCCTCGATCTTGATCTTCTCCCTGGAAGCTCAACGAGTACTTTTCCAAGTTTTCCATGTCCTACATTGAGCATATCAGACATGGATAAGTCCCTTATGGCTGATATTGCTGGCAATGCCATGGAGGAACTGATTAGGCTTTTACAAACTAACGAACCTTTGTGGACAAAGTCAACAACTGATGGCAGAGATGTACTTGACATCGATAGCTATGACCAGATTTTTCCAAAGGCTAACAGTTcgttgaaaaattcaaatgTTCGCGTTGAGGCTTCCAGGCAATCAGGTGTTGTGATCATGAATGGTTTGGCCTTAGTTGACATGTTCGTGGATGTG AACAAATGGGCAGAATTCTTTCCTACAATTGTTTCAAAGGCAAGAACACTTGAAGTAATATCATGTGGCATAATTGGCAATCGGAGTAGTACATTACAATTG ATGTATGAAGAACAGCAAGTGCTTTCGCCATTAGTCCCAACGCGACAATTGTATTTCCTACGGTTTTGCCAGCAGATTGAGAGGGGCTCGTGGGCAATTGTTGATGTTTCCTATGATATTACTCAAGAAAATCTGTACCCTCCCTCTTCATGCAAGGTTCATAAGCTGCTATCTGGATGCTTGATACAAGACATGCCCAATGGTTATTCCAAG GTAACTTGGTTGGAGCATGTTGAAGTGGAAGAAGAGAAAGGTTCAATTCATAGGCTATATAGAGATCTTATATATAGTGGTATGGCATTTGGAGCAGAGagatggcttggttctcttcagAGATTGTGTGAGAGATATGCTTGTCTAATGGTTAGCGGTAACTCTTCTCGTGAACTTGGAGGAG TGATTCCATCACCAGAAGGGAAGAAGAGCATGATGAAAGTGGCTCAAAGAATGGTGAGCAGTTTCTGTGCCAGCATAAATCCGTCCAATGGACACCAGTGGAACGACATTTCTACATTGGATGAATTTGAAGTTAGAGCCACCCTTCAAAAGTGCACCTTTCCTGGCCAGCCCAATGGCGTAGTCATCAGTGCATCTTCCACCGTTTGGCTCTCAGTTCCTCCACAACATGTCTTCAATTTCCTTAGGGACGAAAGGACTCGACCTCAG TGGGATGTTCTTTCCAATCAAAATCCAGTACAAGAGATAGCTCACATTGCAAATGGCTCTCATCCAGGGAATTCTATTTCTGTGCTCAGG GCCTATAACACTAGCCAGAATAACATGTTGATACTTCAAGAAAGTTGCATAGACTCATCAGGTTCACTAGTAGTCTACAGCCCTGTGGATTTACAATCCATCAACATTGCAATGAGTGGTGAAGACACCACCTACATCCCTTTACTCCCCTCAGGGTTCACTATATCGGCGGACGGTCGAAAAGAAGCATCCATGGATAATGGTACCGTGGGGGAAGGGGGAAGGGGAGGGGGTTCACTAGTGACAGTAGTGTTCCAGATATTGGTGAGCAGTTTGTCATCATCAGCCAAAATGAGCCCAGAATCAGTAAACACAGTTAATAACCTTATAGGCAACACTATCCACCAAATTAAAGCTGCCTTGAATTGCTCCACTTCCTGa